The following proteins come from a genomic window of Trifolium pratense cultivar HEN17-A07 linkage group LG4, ARS_RC_1.1, whole genome shotgun sequence:
- the LOC123882266 gene encoding probable GPI-anchored adhesin-like protein PGA55: MTLNCVRVTATSMAVPSSLMITTTPRRRLICFCSSSSSSSSSTTINTEQLRSQLDHLHAEADTTRTKANSARMRLLRLSESAEKLQKQAALSMQKGDENYARDMLLQRKKVLQALEKSKSRIELLDELSTKLSEAISLKESQLVGNVTTNIEDTTEDASSPVRIIAPKEEVLKDSPGDDFDSNKIKFGDSQDVQIFSESQENLSDDKETEKLLGSLSTDIGNENNIPSSLSQISSYEEFIERIDQKLREIETELVSVLNVSILVLDSEERPKNSRWQQIMELLESIHGIRQRIRSAKEAKVRI; this comes from the exons ATGACACTGAACTGTGTTAGAGTGACAGCCACATCCATGGCTGTTCCTTCTTCACTGATGATTACAACAACACCAAGAAGAAGACTCATATGcttctgctcttcttcttcttcttcttcttcttcaacaaccATCAATACAGAGCAACTACGTTCTCAACTTGATCATCTCCATGCGGAAGCAGACACCACCAGAACCAAGG CAAATAGTGCTAGAATGAGGCTCCTAAGGTTATCAGAGTCAGCAGAGAAGCTTCAAAAACAAGCAGCTCTAAGCATGCAGAAGGGGGATGAAAATTACGCAAGGGATATGCTTTTACAAAGGAAAAAGGTGTTGCAGGCTTTGGAGAAGTCTAAAAGCCGCATTGAATTGCTTGACGAGCTTTCCACAAAGCTAAGTGAG GCAATATCTTTGAAAGAAAGTCAGCTTGTTGGAAATGTCACTACGAACATTGAAGACACGACAGAAGATGCTTCAAGTCCAGTTCGAATCATTGCTCCAAAGGAGGAAGTTCTAAAAGATTCTCCCGGAGATGATTTTGACTCTAATAAGATTAAATTCGGCGATAGTCAAGATGTGCAAATTTTTTCGGAAAGTCAAGAGAATCTGTCGGATGATAAGGAGACAGAGAAGCTTCTAGGATCCCTTAGCACCGACATTGGGAATGAAAATAACATACCGAGCAGCTTGTCGCAAATATCCTCTTATGAGGAATTCATTGAACGTATAGATCAGAAGCTCCGTGAGATTGAAACTGAACTAGTTTCTGTTTTGAATGTCTCAATTTTAGTATTGGATAGTGAAGAGAGACCAAAGAATTCAAGGTGGCAACAAATAATGGAACTCCTTGAGAGCATCCATGGCATTAGACAGAG GATCAGAAGTGCCAAGGAAGCAAAAGTGAGGATATGA
- the LOC123882267 gene encoding transcription initiation factor TFIID subunit 10-like isoform X1, which yields MNPNQQPQTSSSEGRSADDDSALSDFLSSLTDYTPTIPDELVEHYLAKSGFQCPDVRLTRLVAVATQKFVAEVAGDALRHCKARQSSIPKDKRDRQQKDRRLVLTMEDLSKALREYGVNLRHQEYFADNPSTGMDPATRDE from the exons ATGAACCCGAATCAGCAGCCGCAAACAAGTTCAAGCGAAGGAAGATCGGCAGATGATGATTCTGCACTCTCCGATTTCCTTTCTTCCTTAACCGATTATACTCCCACC ATACCTGATGAGTTGGTAGAGCATTACTTGGCAAAGAGTGGCTTTCAATGTCCTGATGTTCGATT GACTAGATTAGTAGCTGTTGCCACTCAGAAATTTGTTGCAGAAGTTGCAGGCGATGCTCTCCG GCACTGCAAAGCAAGGCAATCATCAATTCCGAAAGATAAAAGAGACAGGCAACAAAAG GATAGGCGCCTAGTTTTGACAATGGAAGATCTATCAAAGGCACTGCGCGAG TATGGTGTGAATTTAAGGCATCAAGAATATTTTGCCGACAACCCTTCTACTGGAATGGACCCTGCCACTCGAGATGAATGA
- the LOC123882267 gene encoding transcription initiation factor TFIID subunit 10-like isoform X2, translated as MNPNQQPQTSSSEGRSADDDSALSDFLSSLTDYTPTIPDELVEHYLAKSGFQCPDVRLTRLVAVATQKFVAEVAGDALRHCKARQSSIPKDKRDRQQKAPSFDNGRSIKGTARVWCEFKASRIFCRQPFYWNGPCHSR; from the exons ATGAACCCGAATCAGCAGCCGCAAACAAGTTCAAGCGAAGGAAGATCGGCAGATGATGATTCTGCACTCTCCGATTTCCTTTCTTCCTTAACCGATTATACTCCCACC ATACCTGATGAGTTGGTAGAGCATTACTTGGCAAAGAGTGGCTTTCAATGTCCTGATGTTCGATT GACTAGATTAGTAGCTGTTGCCACTCAGAAATTTGTTGCAGAAGTTGCAGGCGATGCTCTCCG GCACTGCAAAGCAAGGCAATCATCAATTCCGAAAGATAAAAGAGACAGGCAACAAAAG GCGCCTAGTTTTGACAATGGAAGATCTATCAAAGGCACTGCGCGAG TATGGTGTGAATTTAAGGCATCAAGAATATTTTGCCGACAACCCTTCTACTGGAATGGACCCTGCCACTCGAGATGA